In one window of Candidatus Binatia bacterium DNA:
- a CDS encoding thiol:disulfide oxidoreductase, whose protein sequence is MIELYTAPTPNGWKISIALEELGLPYEVRVVNLLAGEQKRPEYLRLNPNGRIPTIVDRDNDNFVVFESGAILVYLAEKTGRLMPQDPKGRSVVLQWLMFQMAGVGPMMGQANVFYRYFPEKIPSVIARYQNECRRLFEVLNTRLADRDYLADEYSIADIANWAWVRTYKWSGVNIEGLDHLRRWMDRMAARPACQRGVQIPAPVGNLTDPDNEEAAKAFAEAAQKLLQR, encoded by the coding sequence ATGATCGAATTATACACGGCCCCCACCCCTAACGGCTGGAAGATTTCCATTGCTCTCGAAGAGCTCGGGCTTCCGTACGAGGTGCGAGTGGTCAACTTACTCGCGGGGGAGCAAAAGCGACCCGAATACTTGCGGCTCAATCCGAACGGTCGCATTCCGACCATTGTAGATCGCGACAATGACAACTTCGTTGTGTTCGAGTCGGGGGCGATTTTAGTTTATCTGGCCGAAAAAACCGGCCGGCTCATGCCGCAAGATCCCAAGGGACGTTCTGTGGTGTTGCAGTGGTTGATGTTCCAGATGGCCGGGGTCGGTCCCATGATGGGGCAGGCCAATGTGTTTTACCGCTACTTTCCCGAGAAGATCCCGTCTGTGATTGCGCGCTATCAAAACGAGTGCCGGCGGTTGTTCGAAGTGCTGAACACGCGTTTGGCCGATCGGGATTACCTGGCCGATGAATACTCCATTGCGGACATTGCCAACTGGGCTTGGGTGCGGACCTACAAGTGGTCGGGCGTGAACATCGAGGGATTGGACCATTTGCGCCGCTGGATGGACCGCATGGCTGCGCGTCCCGCTTGTCAGCGTGGGGTGCAAATCCCGGCGCCCGTGGGAAACCTCACCGACCCGGATAACGAAGAGGCTGCCAAGGCGTTTGCCGAGGCCGCGCAAAAACTGCTGCAACGGTAG